Genomic segment of Candidatus Deferrimicrobium sp.:
CGTCGTGCGACGTACACCCTTGCCGCCGGGGCCGTTCTCCTCATCGGGGTGATCCTCGCATGGGTCACCCTCCGCACCGATCGCAGGCCGCTGCCGCCGCCCCCCCCGCCCGCCGCCGCCGTCGCGCCGCGTTCCCCGATTGCGGTCGAGAACACGGCGAAAACGGGCGACAACGCGGTGGCCGCCGCCCCCTCCGACGTCGACAACATGGCGGTACCGATCCTGCCCCCGCCGCAGACCGGGCCGACTCCGGCGGAACCGACCTCCTCGGTGGCGGCGGTGGGCGGTACCGGCGCCCTCGTCGGTCCCTTCCAGCTGTTCCTCGAGGCGAGCGAGCAGGCGTGGGTGATGTACAGCTTCGACGACGGCGAACCGATCGACGTGACGCTGTACGCCGGCGACAAGATCAGTATCCAGGCCAAGAAACGGATCACCTTGAAACTCGGCAACGCGGGGGGTGTGGCGGGAAC
This window contains:
- a CDS encoding helix-turn-helix domain-containing protein, whose product is MTPVPAGASWKELRESLGKTIAQVSAELRIGQRYLAGIEEGNYGDFPERVFSTGFIRAYAKYLSQDPGPVLAEYERSIGSRDDSDTAAQLRFGWVERDRERGSRRATYTLAAGAVLLIGVILAWVTLRTDRRPLPPPPPPAAAVAPRSPIAVENTAKTGDNAVAAAPSDVDNMAVPILPPPQTGPTPAEPTSSVAAVGGTGALVGPFQLFLEASEQAWVMYSFDDGEPIDVTLYAGDKISIQAKKRITLKLGNAGGVAGTLNGQRLPPFGERGQVRKLTFGQ